In Marinomonas posidonica IVIA-Po-181, a single window of DNA contains:
- the modF gene encoding molybdate ABC transporter ATP-binding protein ModF — translation MDSNIHLNQLTVDFNEDFELNDIHWTIQANQHWVITGSNGSGKSALAAILAGIGDIKHGAITGLPKRPAIVSFETQAELIARELKKDDADIMDVISEGTPVHEILFENCRDVDLANDLIEKFGLRELQERAFRKLSTGETRKVMLIRALCSQPDLLILDEPFDGLDANTLSMLQNHLSSIINTTPMVLVLNRFDEMPDFITHVAYMEKSHNDGHIDSGRLALTIDKEDKTAFEELAQLFHLKTTKLTIPDIDAANQLPELDSDQPLVRLTDITIKYDDTVIVDKLNWTIEKGQHWQLSGPNGSGKTGVLSLITGDHPQCYVNDIFVFGFQRGNGESIWQIKQFIGYVSTSLQWEYRVSTSCRNVIISGLHDSIGMYTKASDGQKKIADTWLSLLGMSDRADQPFNKLSYGDQRLLLIARAMVKHPPLLILDEPCLGLDDMNRQLVLALIEKICAGSETTVLYVNHHAEDKIKGIENYLALKKHS, via the coding sequence ATGGACTCCAACATTCATTTAAACCAGCTCACCGTCGACTTTAATGAAGACTTTGAACTGAATGACATTCATTGGACCATACAAGCCAACCAACATTGGGTCATTACTGGATCGAATGGCTCAGGCAAGTCAGCGCTGGCTGCGATACTCGCAGGTATTGGGGACATTAAACATGGCGCCATAACAGGTCTACCCAAACGCCCAGCTATCGTGTCTTTTGAGACCCAAGCCGAACTCATTGCGCGTGAATTAAAAAAAGACGATGCCGACATCATGGATGTGATTTCAGAAGGGACACCGGTTCATGAAATCCTCTTTGAAAACTGCCGAGATGTCGATTTAGCAAACGATTTGATTGAAAAGTTCGGTCTTAGAGAATTACAAGAGCGCGCTTTTCGTAAGTTGTCTACCGGTGAGACACGCAAGGTCATGTTGATTCGCGCTCTTTGCAGCCAACCCGACCTACTGATTTTAGACGAACCATTTGATGGTCTAGACGCCAACACACTAAGCATGCTGCAAAATCATCTCTCATCCATCATTAACACCACACCAATGGTGTTGGTATTAAATCGTTTTGATGAAATGCCTGACTTCATCACCCATGTGGCCTACATGGAAAAGTCTCACAACGATGGCCATATCGACTCTGGTCGTCTGGCATTAACCATTGATAAAGAAGACAAGACTGCTTTCGAAGAACTCGCTCAACTGTTCCATTTAAAGACCACCAAGCTAACCATCCCAGACATTGACGCGGCGAACCAACTGCCAGAGCTTGATTCAGACCAACCGCTTGTCAGACTCACAGACATCACCATCAAATACGATGACACGGTTATTGTCGATAAGCTCAATTGGACGATTGAGAAAGGCCAGCATTGGCAACTTAGCGGCCCAAATGGCAGTGGCAAAACTGGCGTGCTATCACTGATTACCGGTGATCACCCTCAATGTTATGTGAATGATATTTTCGTCTTCGGTTTCCAACGAGGTAACGGCGAAAGCATCTGGCAGATTAAACAATTCATTGGTTACGTCTCGACATCACTACAATGGGAATACCGTGTCAGCACCAGTTGTCGAAATGTCATTATTTCTGGGCTTCACGACAGCATCGGCATGTATACAAAAGCCAGCGATGGCCAAAAGAAAATTGCCGACACCTGGTTGTCTCTACTCGGCATGAGTGATCGAGCGGATCAGCCTTTTAACAAGTTATCCTACGGCGACCAACGTTTGTTACTTATTGCCCGCGCCATGGTCAAACATCCACCACTATTGATTCTTGATGAACCCTGCCTTGGTCTGGACGACATGAACCGTCAATTGGTATTAGCCTTGATCGAAAAAATCTGCGCTGGTTCAGAAACCACCGTACTGTACGTCAATCATCACGCGGAAGATAAAATCAAAGGCATAGAGAATTATTTGGCATTAAAGAAACACAGCTAA
- the thiI gene encoding tRNA uracil 4-sulfurtransferase ThiI produces the protein MKFIVKFFPEITIKSRPVRKAFIKQLRHNLKLVLKKYDSEVVVAGNWDFIEVLSNRDELREDFTDALSRVAGIAHFQFVREFPLTTLDNIVDEALSSYEADLKDAVFAVRVKRVGKHDFSSVEAERYIGGCLKAKSGALGVRLKNPDVLVPIDIRDDRVWIIEQRVEGLGGYPLGSQDSVLSLISGGFDSTVSSYLTMSRGLKTHFCFFNLGGDAHEIGVKQVSNYIWEKYGSSLNVKFITIPFEAVVGEILTKVDNSEMGVVLKRMMLRAASEVMEGVGAKALVTGESVAQVSSQTLINLKVIDQVTDELVIRPLITSNKQEIINKAIEIGTAPFAASMPEFCGVISVKPTTRAKMHRIEREEGKFDFAVLEKAVEDARVMSIQNVMDDVEKQYQGEVPVVRMPVGDEVIIDIRHPDEAERKPLKVSGRPVKAIPFFALESGWADMPADTTHLFYCGKGVMSRIHASYLLGKGYTNVGIYLP, from the coding sequence ATGAAATTTATCGTTAAGTTCTTCCCTGAAATCACCATCAAAAGTCGTCCTGTCAGAAAAGCCTTTATCAAACAGTTAAGACATAATCTCAAGTTGGTGTTAAAGAAATATGACTCGGAGGTGGTGGTCGCGGGAAACTGGGATTTCATCGAAGTATTGTCTAATCGCGATGAGTTACGTGAGGATTTCACCGATGCGCTTTCTCGAGTCGCTGGTATTGCTCACTTCCAATTTGTCAGAGAGTTTCCGCTCACGACTTTGGATAACATAGTCGATGAAGCTTTATCCTCCTATGAAGCGGATTTAAAAGATGCGGTGTTTGCGGTGAGGGTCAAGCGTGTTGGTAAGCATGATTTCTCTTCTGTTGAAGCTGAGCGTTATATTGGCGGATGTCTAAAGGCCAAAAGTGGTGCATTGGGTGTGCGCTTAAAAAATCCAGATGTGTTAGTCCCAATTGATATTCGCGATGACCGTGTCTGGATCATTGAGCAACGAGTGGAAGGTCTCGGTGGTTATCCATTAGGGTCGCAGGATTCTGTTTTATCACTCATCTCTGGTGGCTTTGATTCAACCGTGAGTTCATATCTTACAATGAGTCGCGGATTGAAAACGCATTTTTGCTTTTTTAATCTTGGCGGTGATGCCCATGAAATTGGTGTGAAGCAAGTGTCGAATTACATTTGGGAAAAATACGGATCCTCATTGAATGTTAAGTTCATTACCATTCCTTTCGAAGCGGTTGTTGGTGAGATTCTGACTAAGGTCGATAATTCCGAAATGGGTGTGGTACTGAAACGTATGATGCTAAGAGCGGCGTCAGAAGTCATGGAAGGCGTTGGGGCCAAAGCCTTGGTAACGGGTGAAAGTGTCGCGCAGGTTTCCAGTCAAACCTTGATTAATTTAAAAGTCATTGATCAAGTAACGGATGAATTGGTTATTCGTCCTCTTATCACGTCTAATAAACAAGAAATCATAAATAAAGCGATTGAGATAGGGACAGCTCCTTTTGCAGCCAGTATGCCGGAGTTTTGTGGTGTAATTTCTGTCAAGCCGACCACGCGAGCCAAGATGCATCGCATTGAACGAGAAGAAGGCAAATTTGATTTCGCAGTGCTAGAAAAGGCGGTTGAAGACGCTAGAGTGATGTCGATTCAAAATGTGATGGACGATGTTGAGAAACAGTACCAAGGTGAAGTGCCAGTGGTACGTATGCCGGTAGGCGATGAAGTTATCATAGACATTCGACATCCTGATGAGGCAGAAAGAAAACCGTTAAAGGTCAGTGGTCGTCCAGTTAAAGCCATTCCTTTCTTTGCACTGGAGTCGGGATGGGCTGACATGCCTGCGGATACTACCCACTTATTCTATTGTGGCAAAGGCGTAATGAGCCGAATTCATGCGTCTTACTTGTTAGGGAAAGGGTATACCAATGTGGGGATTTACCTTCCTTAA
- the glnA gene encoding glutamate--ammonia ligase, which yields MSDKTLALIAEHDAKWVDLRFTDFKGKEQHVSIPAVTVDEEFFENGQMFDGSSIAGWKGINESDMIMMPQDDTAIIDPFTEEPTVIVRCNIIEPSTMQGYDRDPRSVALRAEEFLKSTGLGDTAFFGPEPEFFVFDDVRWKADMSGCSVEINAEEAAWASNSKIEGGNMGHRPTVKGGYFPVPPVDSHHDLRSAMCGAMETMGLEIEVHHHEVATAGQNEIGVKFNTMVKKADEVQVLKYCVHNVAHAYGKTATFMPKPIVGDNGSGMHVHQSFWKDGVNQFAGDQYAGLSETALYYIGGIIKHAKALNAFTNASTNSYKRLVPGFEAPVMLAYSARNRSASIRIPYVASPKGKRIEARFPDPTANPYLAFAAMLMAGLDGIKNKIHPGDAADKDLYDLPAEEALAIPQVAGSLEEALKCLDEGREFLTQGGVFSDDMIDAYIELKTEEALRVSMTTHPVEFDLYYSV from the coding sequence ATGTCAGACAAGACCCTTGCCTTGATTGCCGAGCATGACGCGAAGTGGGTTGACCTTCGTTTTACTGATTTTAAAGGTAAAGAACAGCACGTTTCGATTCCGGCTGTTACTGTTGATGAAGAGTTCTTTGAAAATGGTCAGATGTTTGATGGTTCTTCCATCGCTGGCTGGAAAGGCATTAACGAATCAGACATGATCATGATGCCACAAGATGACACGGCAATTATTGACCCTTTCACTGAAGAGCCTACGGTTATTGTTCGTTGTAACATCATCGAACCTTCTACTATGCAAGGTTATGACCGCGATCCACGTTCTGTTGCATTGCGCGCTGAAGAGTTCCTAAAATCAACAGGTCTTGGCGACACGGCTTTCTTTGGTCCAGAACCAGAATTCTTCGTATTTGACGACGTTCGCTGGAAAGCTGACATGTCTGGTTGTTCTGTAGAAATCAATGCAGAAGAAGCCGCTTGGGCATCTAACTCTAAAATCGAAGGCGGTAACATGGGTCACCGTCCTACCGTGAAAGGCGGTTACTTCCCAGTACCTCCTGTAGATTCTCATCACGACCTACGTTCTGCAATGTGTGGCGCGATGGAAACAATGGGACTAGAAATAGAAGTTCATCACCATGAAGTAGCGACGGCTGGTCAAAACGAAATCGGTGTTAAATTTAACACTATGGTTAAGAAAGCCGATGAAGTACAAGTACTTAAGTACTGCGTACACAATGTTGCTCACGCTTACGGCAAGACAGCGACTTTCATGCCTAAACCAATCGTTGGCGACAACGGTTCTGGTATGCACGTTCACCAATCTTTCTGGAAAGATGGCGTTAACCAGTTCGCTGGTGACCAATACGCTGGTCTATCTGAAACAGCGCTTTACTACATTGGCGGTATCATTAAGCACGCTAAAGCATTGAATGCGTTTACCAACGCTTCAACTAACTCTTACAAGCGTCTTGTTCCTGGTTTTGAAGCGCCTGTTATGTTGGCTTACTCTGCACGTAACCGCTCTGCTTCTATCCGTATTCCATACGTTGCAAGCCCTAAAGGCAAGCGTATTGAAGCTCGTTTCCCTGATCCAACCGCTAACCCATACCTAGCTTTCGCGGCTATGTTGATGGCTGGCCTTGACGGCATCAAAAACAAAATCCACCCAGGCGATGCGGCTGATAAAGATCTTTACGACCTTCCAGCAGAAGAAGCATTGGCTATCCCACAAGTGGCTGGCAGCTTAGAAGAAGCGCTTAAGTGTCTAGACGAAGGTCGTGAGTTCTTAACTCAAGGCGGCGTATTCTCTGATGACATGATCGATGCTTACATCGAACTGAAAACCGAAGAAGCATTGCGCGTTTCTATGACAACTCACCCTGTAGAATTCGATCTTTACTACAGCGTATAA
- the glnL gene encoding nitrogen regulation protein NR(II) — protein MHSLLIDHLSTAVVELNHKLEIEYLNPAAEMLLAVSRRRIYGNDLSAAFREGEESIEALMSAIESGHPFTKREAEIECSNGKKLFCDYTVTPVMGSSNFTESLIIELYPRDRMKRISKEDEIIANHETSKELVRGLAHEIKNPLGGIRGAAQLISRAFTDEALKDYTQVIIEESDRLRDLVDRLLGPRQLPKNKPLNIHKVIERVRQLISVETDNQIKLIRDYDPSIPDLVGDESQLIQALLNITRNAMQALMADDNNQNRTIQIVTRTLRQFTIGSKRHRLVCKLSIIDNGPGIPENILNTLFYPMVSGRADGTGLGLSIAQSVIHQHQGIVECNSEPQHTEFNILIPIETTVQEQEKHL, from the coding sequence GTGCACAGTTTATTAATAGATCATTTATCCACTGCGGTAGTTGAATTAAACCACAAGTTAGAGATTGAGTACCTTAATCCAGCCGCCGAAATGTTATTAGCGGTCAGTCGTCGTCGCATCTATGGAAATGACTTAAGCGCGGCATTTCGCGAAGGCGAAGAAAGCATTGAAGCCTTGATGTCAGCCATTGAGTCAGGCCATCCCTTCACCAAACGTGAAGCCGAAATTGAATGCAGCAATGGGAAGAAGTTGTTTTGTGACTATACCGTTACCCCGGTTATGGGCTCTTCTAACTTTACCGAAAGCCTCATTATTGAACTCTACCCAAGAGACAGAATGAAACGCATCTCCAAAGAAGATGAAATCATTGCCAACCATGAGACCAGTAAAGAATTAGTTCGGGGACTGGCCCATGAAATCAAAAACCCGCTGGGCGGCATTCGTGGTGCCGCGCAATTAATCAGCCGAGCTTTTACTGACGAAGCTCTAAAAGATTATACTCAAGTAATCATTGAAGAGTCAGACCGGTTAAGAGATTTGGTCGACCGCCTACTGGGGCCAAGACAATTACCAAAAAACAAACCGCTTAATATTCACAAAGTGATTGAGCGCGTTAGACAACTTATTTCCGTGGAAACGGACAATCAAATTAAGCTCATTCGAGATTATGACCCGAGCATTCCAGACCTTGTTGGCGACGAATCTCAGTTAATACAAGCGTTATTGAACATTACTCGAAATGCCATGCAAGCCTTAATGGCCGATGACAACAATCAAAACAGAACCATTCAAATTGTGACTCGCACCTTACGCCAATTCACCATCGGCTCAAAGCGTCACCGTTTAGTCTGCAAACTCAGCATCATTGATAACGGTCCAGGCATTCCAGAAAATATTTTAAATACCTTATTTTACCCTATGGTCAGTGGCCGTGCAGACGGCACAGGTCTGGGACTTTCAATTGCCCAATCGGTTATCCATCAACATCAGGGCATTGTGGAATGCAACAGCGAACCTCAACACACAGAATTCAATATATTAATACCCATTGAGACGACAGTCCAAGAGCAGGAGAAACACTTATGA